CCGGAGGAGATCGCCCTCTCGATCCTCGGCGAGATCGTGGCTGCGCGCCGCAACGCTACGCGCGGCAGCGAGCCCGATACGCAAAGTCTCACGTAGAGTCTCACATAGAGTCTGCGGCAACCGGCCTGCGCCCGAAAGTCCAGGTCCTCACGACCGCGAACAGTCCCGCAGCACGGAGCAAATCCCATGGAACTAACCGGCGAGCGAAAAATCCAGGCATCCCGCGAAACCGTCTTCGCCGCGCTCAACGATCCCGACATCCTGCGCCAGGCGATCCCCGGCTGCGAGAATCTGGAGAAGACCGCGGACAACGCCTTCGACGCGGTGGTGACGCTGAAGGTCGGGCCCGTAAAGGCGAAGTTCAGAGGCGCGGTCACGCTCGACGATCTCAATCCGCCGGAGAGCTACACGCTGGCCGGCGAAGGCAAGGGCGGCGCGGCGGGCTTCGCCTCGGGCAAAGCCGAGGTGAAGCTGGAGGAAGAGGCGGACGGCACGCTGCTGAAATACGCCGTCCATGCCAACCTCGGCGGCAAGATCGCCCAACTCGGCAGCCGCCTCGTCCAAGGCACGGCCAACAAACTCTCCGCCGAGTTCTTCTCCAAGTTCGCGGCGCTGGTCGAGGGCGACATGGCGGCTACCCGATCCGCCCCCGCAGAAGCTGGCGCGACATCCGCTCCGATCCCGGCCACAGTCGCCGGCGGCACGGCAGCGGTGACGCCCCCGCCCACC
This genomic stretch from Algihabitans albus harbors:
- a CDS encoding CoxG family protein, whose protein sequence is MELTGERKIQASRETVFAALNDPDILRQAIPGCENLEKTADNAFDAVVTLKVGPVKAKFRGAVTLDDLNPPESYTLAGEGKGGAAGFASGKAEVKLEEEADGTLLKYAVHANLGGKIAQLGSRLVQGTANKLSAEFFSKFAALVEGDMAATRSAPAEAGATSAPIPATVAGGTAAVTPPPTVEAGAAPTPIPAAAAAPGNPPSPSATSSQAAAAPASGGTPGWLWWAVGGIGLVVVVAFALL